One part of the [Synechococcus] sp. NIES-970 genome encodes these proteins:
- a CDS encoding hypothetical protein (conserved hypothetical membrane protein), with protein MSEETPDLKPEKAPASEALPSPLRCWYGTAVAGAMSLTAYLLTSKVIAGFASKPPTGNELAVQIGITVRTLIMGLFTMATGVFGLIAVGLFILGLQSLFSGQKTSPPGDA; from the coding sequence ATGAGCGAAGAAACCCCTGATCTAAAGCCGGAGAAAGCCCCCGCTAGCGAGGCTCTCCCAAGTCCTCTTCGCTGCTGGTATGGCACAGCGGTGGCAGGTGCGATGTCCCTTACGGCCTATCTTTTGACCAGTAAAGTCATCGCTGGGTTTGCGAGTAAACCCCCCACAGGCAATGAGCTGGCCGTCCAGATTGGGATCACGGTGCGCACATTAATTATGGGTCTCTTCACCATGGCAACGGGGGTTTTTGGGTTGATTGCGGTGGGTCTGTTTATTCTTGGGCTCCAATCTCTCTTCAGTGGCCAAAAAACGAGCCCTCCGGGGGATGCCTAA
- a CDS encoding hypothetical protein (conserved hypothetical protein) yields the protein MVRSALPLTAFVWILAAPFAIALPPPEDLPEEVLRTEIITEGRSPVDGSPVTAQEYAEIQQEQGERNLPPTVNADVQHVIFLLRIRKLVQTILPL from the coding sequence ATGGTCAGATCTGCCCTGCCTTTAACCGCTTTTGTGTGGATCCTCGCAGCTCCCTTCGCGATCGCCTTGCCGCCCCCTGAGGATCTTCCCGAAGAAGTGCTCCGCACAGAGATCATTACCGAAGGGCGATCGCCCGTAGATGGATCTCCGGTCACAGCCCAGGAATACGCCGAAATTCAGCAGGAACAGGGGGAACGAAATTTGCCCCCCACCGTCAATGCAGACGTTCAACACGTTATTTTTTTGCTGCGTATCCGTAAGCTTGTGCAGACGATACTCCCCCTCTAG
- a CDS encoding two-component sensor histidine kinase, with translation MFQTTRNRLALWYTAITAILLLVFATGVYFYVRYTLIERIDDTLKHVVEVVERSLIIEPDESLGYRINLEASFRQRSPTGEDDRIDLEFFSPTGEMLWSTFAEPLALPLEWHPRGETVRLGGDYLLRQITDRLEVDRYVLGYLRVSHPWFEVTRPIRKLVLDLSLGIAIMITCGAVIGWLLSGIAMEPVKESYQQLRQFTADASHELRNPIAMIQTNVQMAIAYPEPDQRQQNLKVIERLTQRLGRLVNDLLFLARSDSGVLQAAFEPLPLDALLLEVIEEQRAICRQENIDLQLNILGEAALEEPYLILGDWDQMARLFTNLIGNAIAYAFPQDWGEKPKQITVTMQVKEKTSRTSGETLQITVQDNGIGIPAENLPNIFDRFYRLDPARTSPGDSSTGSGLGLAIAMAIANNHRGKITVDSKGQGTVFSVYLPRSL, from the coding sequence CACTGCAATTTTGTTACTGGTTTTTGCGACGGGGGTTTACTTCTACGTGCGCTACACCTTGATCGAACGGATTGATGACACCCTCAAACATGTGGTGGAGGTGGTGGAGCGATCGCTCATCATCGAACCCGATGAATCTTTGGGCTACCGGATTAATCTGGAGGCAAGTTTTCGTCAGCGATCGCCCACAGGGGAGGATGACCGCATTGACCTAGAATTTTTTAGCCCCACCGGAGAAATGCTCTGGTCTACTTTTGCCGAACCCCTAGCCCTGCCCTTGGAGTGGCATCCCCGCGGCGAAACGGTACGACTCGGCGGCGATTATCTACTGCGGCAAATTACCGATCGCCTTGAAGTAGACCGTTACGTTCTCGGCTATCTCCGGGTGAGCCATCCCTGGTTTGAGGTGACCCGGCCCATTCGCAAATTAGTCCTCGATCTCAGCCTGGGCATCGCCATCATGATTACCTGCGGGGCAGTGATCGGTTGGCTATTGTCGGGCATTGCCATGGAGCCCGTCAAAGAGTCCTATCAGCAACTGCGGCAATTTACGGCGGATGCTTCCCACGAACTGCGTAACCCGATCGCCATGATCCAGACCAATGTCCAAATGGCGATCGCCTACCCAGAACCTGACCAAAGGCAGCAAAACCTCAAGGTAATCGAGCGACTGACCCAACGGCTGGGGCGTTTGGTCAATGATCTCCTGTTTTTAGCCCGCAGCGACAGCGGTGTGCTCCAAGCTGCATTTGAACCGCTGCCCTTAGATGCGCTGCTGTTGGAAGTGATCGAAGAGCAGCGGGCAATTTGTCGTCAAGAAAACATTGACCTCCAGCTCAATATCTTGGGGGAAGCCGCCCTAGAAGAGCCTTACTTGATTTTGGGAGACTGGGATCAAATGGCACGCCTTTTTACTAACTTAATCGGCAATGCGATCGCCTATGCGTTCCCCCAAGATTGGGGCGAAAAACCCAAACAAATTACCGTCACCATGCAGGTGAAGGAAAAAACAAGCCGCACCTCTGGGGAAACTCTCCAAATCACTGTCCAAGACAATGGTATTGGTATTCCTGCCGAAAATCTGCCGAATATTTTTGACCGTTTTTACCGTCTCGACCCAGCCCGTACCAGCCCGGGAGACAGTAGTACAGGCTCCGGTTTAGGTTTGGCGATCGCCATGGCGATCGCCAATAACCATCGCGGCAAAATCACCGTTGATAGTAAAGGCCAAGGCACAGTCTTTTCCGTCTATCTACCCCGCAGTCTCTGA
- a CDS encoding hypothetical protein (conserved hypothetical protein): MNIRAGFTALGVGMAALGQLALPPAAQANGSLFGAQNLNPGDVVAIAVPFSSGAAYNLLIVEQLSNSRACWREQGGTPTTIDPLLLQFDFTGVCGRSTDSNGYSLRLGEQDLGWRYNLRLVQERGMLVLKAFDVENPSRSPIEVGNTGGLGEGMLKINLNPGWRMAKRTYEGRTLGHVYLVNDQGVDQLIAATPQTAAPQSSPPSTPIATAAAAPTPITISTPAQTPSTTPDVTVRTTEPLFPGTGPVQIFVPPYEESQGGSSETLVAAVPVSPSPAAPTTITSTPAPVVISGNVLPVPRTSIPTLSSSNTGMIRLEEPTGQVPPPPNSTSLAQSLGLRYRVVVDAQTPDQQNRLKGIIPDAFNIRVGDRRMMQAGAFAEEFEAQELQARLNQVGLAAQIVPVQ, from the coding sequence ATGAACATTCGCGCAGGTTTCACGGCCCTAGGGGTAGGTATGGCAGCCCTAGGACAACTGGCCCTCCCCCCCGCTGCCCAGGCTAATGGTAGTTTATTCGGCGCGCAGAATTTAAACCCAGGGGATGTGGTGGCGATCGCTGTCCCATTTTCTAGTGGCGCGGCCTACAATCTGTTGATTGTGGAGCAATTAAGCAATAGCCGGGCCTGCTGGCGAGAGCAAGGCGGGACACCCACAACCATTGATCCTCTCCTGTTGCAGTTTGATTTCACCGGGGTTTGCGGCCGCAGCACCGATTCCAACGGCTATTCTCTCCGGTTGGGAGAACAAGACCTCGGTTGGCGCTATAATCTCCGCCTTGTGCAAGAACGGGGGATGCTCGTCCTCAAGGCATTCGATGTGGAAAATCCCTCGCGATCGCCGATTGAGGTGGGAAACACCGGGGGGCTGGGGGAAGGAATGCTGAAAATCAACCTCAATCCTGGTTGGCGTATGGCAAAGCGCACCTATGAAGGAAGAACCCTCGGCCACGTTTATCTCGTCAACGATCAAGGAGTCGATCAGCTCATTGCCGCGACGCCCCAAACAGCAGCCCCCCAATCAAGTCCGCCCTCTACGCCAATCGCCACAGCAGCGGCCGCTCCTACCCCCATCACCATATCTACCCCGGCCCAAACCCCGAGTACCACACCGGATGTGACAGTTAGAACAACGGAGCCTCTCTTCCCCGGGACAGGCCCGGTACAAATTTTCGTCCCCCCCTATGAAGAAAGCCAAGGTGGGTCTAGTGAAACCCTCGTTGCCGCTGTCCCCGTTTCCCCGTCGCCGGCAGCACCCACAACCATAACATCAACCCCAGCACCTGTTGTCATTAGTGGCAATGTATTACCTGTGCCTCGTACCTCAATACCCACCTTGAGCTCCAGTAACACAGGCATGATTCGCCTAGAAGAACCGACAGGCCAAGTACCGCCGCCGCCCAATTCCACTTCTCTGGCCCAGAGTTTGGGTCTGCGTTACCGAGTTGTGGTCGATGCCCAAACCCCAGATCAACAGAACCGTCTCAAGGGGATTATCCCCGATGCGTTCAATATCCGGGTGGGCGATCGCCGGATGATGCAAGCGGGAGCCTTTGCTGAAGAATTTGAAGCCCAGGAACTCCAAGCCCGTTTAAATCAAGTCGGCTTAGCGGCGCAAATTGTCCCCGTGCAATAG
- a CDS encoding hypothetical protein (conserved hypothetical protein) → MTVKGFRNQIIYGLGGITLAIAASFSQFPRQQTVQAQTANALTVLSDIQEANTESGIITARGNVRINYPARDIQATAAQAQYFSEERILVLTGNVYVLQEGNSLRAERMTYAIDEGRFVATPNSNEQVEARYLVVEQESQNGQSSTPAPITLPDDE, encoded by the coding sequence ATGACCGTCAAGGGCTTTCGGAATCAGATCATTTATGGCTTGGGGGGGATTACCCTGGCGATCGCCGCAAGCTTCAGCCAATTTCCCCGACAACAGACAGTCCAAGCCCAAACAGCCAATGCCCTCACTGTCCTCTCCGATATCCAAGAGGCCAACACAGAGAGCGGCATCATTACAGCCCGGGGCAATGTCCGCATCAACTACCCAGCCCGCGACATCCAAGCTACAGCGGCCCAAGCCCAATACTTTTCAGAGGAACGTATACTGGTGCTTACGGGCAATGTCTATGTCCTCCAAGAAGGCAATAGCCTCCGCGCTGAACGCATGACCTATGCCATTGATGAAGGCCGTTTCGTTGCCACTCCGAACTCCAATGAACAAGTAGAGGCTCGTTATCTCGTGGTTGAACAAGAGTCTCAGAATGGCCAATCTTCCACCCCTGCCCCGATTACCCTCCCTGACGACGAATAA
- a CDS encoding hypothetical protein (conserved hypothetical membrane protein), translating into MVIGFLAVLSAAAAAGMRIGLPLLIILLLYSDELVANLPVIGWLPPRVLVAIFTMWAVFELFGSKRLLGQRILQAIALVFSPIAGAVLSLTVAQVIRLEFEPLWLVGLIGALVAFVLKLTLTGWFFRLRGLPLWWSFLEDFLCVVLVLFAFQSPEQGGIIAMILLWLAVRSSTEWKRYYDENRVAPDTEARPD; encoded by the coding sequence ATGGTCATCGGATTTTTGGCGGTATTGTCGGCAGCGGCGGCGGCAGGAATGCGCATTGGTTTACCATTGCTGATTATTTTGCTGCTCTACAGTGATGAACTGGTGGCCAATTTACCTGTCATTGGGTGGTTGCCCCCCCGGGTTTTGGTGGCGATTTTCACCATGTGGGCGGTGTTTGAACTGTTTGGCTCGAAGCGGCTTTTAGGACAACGGATTCTGCAGGCGATCGCCCTCGTTTTCAGTCCCATTGCCGGGGCAGTCTTGAGTTTAACAGTAGCCCAAGTGATTCGTTTAGAATTTGAGCCCCTCTGGTTGGTGGGACTAATCGGAGCACTGGTGGCCTTTGTCTTAAAATTAACGTTAACAGGCTGGTTTTTTCGTCTCCGGGGATTGCCTCTATGGTGGTCGTTTCTGGAGGATTTTCTCTGTGTGGTGCTGGTGCTGTTTGCCTTTCAGTCTCCAGAGCAGGGAGGGATTATTGCGATGATTTTGCTCTGGTTAGCGGTGCGCAGTTCAACGGAATGGAAACGCTATTACGACGAAAATCGAGTCGCCCCGGACACAGAAGCTCGCCCCGATTAA
- the moeA gene encoding molybdopterin biosynthesis protein, whose protein sequence is MLPVDQAQTLILQAIAPLTGTETATLETGLGRILATEVTGKLDIPHWDNAAMDGYAIRFADLKETPVELEVIEIIPAGQVPSQSLQGGQAARIFTGAMLPEGADTVVMQEHTKHQGTLVKILQNPTYRQFVRQRGDYYQAGKPILQAGQRLGPADLAVLAACQCVEFPVYRRPVVAIFSTGDELRSPEESLRMGQIVDSNRYGLTAFIQSQGAIAKNLGIVPDDPAQLKATMAEAIASADVVLSTGGVSVGDFDYVEKLLETLGGEIFIRSVAIRPGKPLTVAKFPGNKLYFGLPGNPVSALVGCWRFVQPALKKLAGYTGAYAPSFVWATCGQTLKGAGSRDAYLWGTLRTEATGYVFQPAGGGHSSANLVNLAQTNALAIVPTGTPEITPGDRLQVMLLST, encoded by the coding sequence ATGCTTCCCGTTGACCAGGCTCAAACATTAATTCTCCAGGCGATCGCCCCCCTTACGGGCACTGAAACAGCGACCCTCGAAACAGGTCTGGGGCGAATTTTAGCCACCGAAGTTACAGGGAAATTAGACATTCCCCACTGGGACAATGCGGCGATGGATGGCTATGCAATCCGATTTGCGGATCTCAAGGAAACACCCGTTGAATTAGAGGTGATTGAAATCATTCCCGCTGGCCAAGTCCCCAGTCAATCCCTCCAAGGGGGTCAGGCAGCGCGCATTTTTACGGGGGCTATGTTACCGGAGGGGGCCGATACAGTAGTGATGCAAGAGCATACTAAGCACCAGGGAACCCTGGTCAAAATTTTACAAAATCCCACCTACCGACAGTTTGTCCGGCAGCGGGGCGATTATTACCAGGCAGGCAAACCCATTCTCCAGGCAGGGCAACGGCTAGGGCCAGCGGATTTGGCAGTTTTGGCCGCCTGTCAATGTGTTGAATTTCCCGTTTATCGGCGGCCAGTGGTCGCGATTTTTTCTACAGGGGATGAGTTGCGATCGCCTGAAGAATCTTTACGCATGGGCCAGATTGTTGATTCCAATCGCTATGGCCTAACAGCCTTTATCCAGAGCCAAGGGGCGATCGCCAAAAACCTCGGCATTGTCCCTGACGATCCGGCACAATTAAAGGCGACCATGGCTGAGGCGATCGCCAGTGCCGATGTGGTGCTTTCTACGGGGGGCGTTTCGGTGGGAGATTTCGACTATGTAGAAAAACTCCTCGAAACATTGGGGGGCGAAATCTTCATTCGCAGCGTCGCAATCCGTCCGGGTAAACCCCTAACTGTGGCGAAATTCCCAGGGAATAAACTCTATTTTGGGCTACCAGGGAATCCCGTGTCGGCCTTGGTAGGCTGCTGGCGTTTTGTGCAACCGGCCTTGAAAAAACTTGCTGGTTATACAGGGGCCTATGCTCCCAGCTTTGTCTGGGCCACCTGCGGCCAAACCCTCAAAGGGGCTGGTTCGCGGGATGCTTATCTTTGGGGCACTTTACGGACAGAGGCCACGGGCTATGTATTCCAGCCGGCGGGGGGCGGCCATAGTTCCGCAAATTTGGTCAATCTTGCCCAAACCAATGCCCTCGCCATTGTCCCCACCGGAACCCCAGAAATTACCCCAGGCGATCGCCTCCAGGTGATGCTGCTTTCGACCTGA
- a CDS encoding hypothetical protein (conserved hypothetical protein): protein MRSTLHPRIFALFKGLLVGYLGLCFWAVGDFWAIAANLDNFNGSIDFHVHSAPDVTPRLYDDLTLVQKAAEAGMAALVLKNHVTPTADRAVVAHKVIPNIEVYGGVVLNETVGGLNLKAVETMDRLGEGRGKVVWLPTIDAAHHRQTLKQTFGGLRVARYGHLVPEMKEILQYIADHDLVLGTGHVSPAEILTVVPVAKQLGVKNIVVTHAMATVPGLTLAQMQAIANQGAFLELTYVNTLMGENAVEADHQAWQAVSIEAMAAAIQTIGAKHFILSTDLGRALDPSPIEGYQTFLDQLAAAGITQSELDLMRHSNPEKLLQ, encoded by the coding sequence ATGCGATCCACCCTTCATCCTAGAATTTTCGCTCTTTTTAAAGGGTTGCTGGTGGGATACCTGGGCCTGTGTTTTTGGGCAGTGGGTGACTTTTGGGCGATCGCCGCAAATTTAGACAATTTCAACGGCAGTATTGATTTCCACGTCCACTCGGCCCCCGATGTGACGCCCCGTTTGTATGACGATCTAACCCTCGTACAAAAAGCGGCTGAGGCCGGGATGGCCGCCCTTGTTTTAAAAAATCATGTCACTCCTACTGCCGATCGTGCCGTGGTTGCCCACAAGGTTATCCCCAATATTGAAGTGTATGGGGGCGTCGTCCTGAATGAAACCGTGGGTGGTTTAAACCTCAAGGCCGTAGAAACCATGGACCGTCTGGGGGAAGGCCGGGGGAAAGTGGTCTGGCTGCCGACCATCGATGCGGCCCACCACCGTCAAACCCTAAAACAGACCTTTGGTGGACTACGGGTCGCCCGCTATGGCCATCTGGTGCCGGAAATGAAGGAAATTTTGCAATACATTGCTGATCATGACTTGGTTTTGGGCACCGGCCATGTTTCTCCGGCGGAAATTCTCACGGTTGTTCCGGTGGCAAAACAATTGGGGGTAAAAAACATTGTGGTCACCCATGCCATGGCCACTGTCCCCGGTTTGACCCTCGCGCAAATGCAGGCGATCGCCAACCAGGGGGCTTTTTTGGAGCTGACCTATGTGAATACCCTGATGGGAGAAAATGCTGTGGAAGCGGATCACCAAGCTTGGCAGGCGGTGAGCATTGAGGCCATGGCCGCTGCGATCCAAACCATTGGGGCCAAACATTTCATCCTCAGCACTGATCTTGGCCGTGCCCTCGACCCCTCTCCCATTGAGGGTTACCAAACTTTTTTAGACCAGCTTGCCGCTGCTGGGATTACACAGTCTGAACTGGATTTGATGCGCCACAGCAACCCTGAAAAGCTTCTACAATAA
- a CDS encoding hypothetical protein (conserved hypothetical protein): MLNFSDIFVAIAAESWSEVVVFYRGLFGCDPVVYSSERYAEFQVQGVKLGIFKPSAHHRAEFQKPAGALGLCLEVENLEEAIATIKQLGGAVQGEITQASHGRECYAYDPARNRLILHQAWANNT; this comes from the coding sequence ATGCTGAATTTTTCGGACATTTTTGTGGCGATCGCCGCCGAATCTTGGTCAGAAGTCGTCGTTTTTTATAGAGGACTTTTTGGCTGTGACCCGGTGGTATACAGCTCGGAGCGTTATGCAGAGTTCCAAGTACAGGGCGTCAAGCTCGGAATTTTTAAACCCAGTGCTCACCACAGGGCCGAATTTCAAAAGCCAGCCGGAGCCCTAGGTTTATGTCTAGAGGTGGAAAATTTAGAAGAGGCGATCGCTACTATCAAGCAATTAGGGGGCGCAGTCCAAGGTGAAATTACCCAAGCCTCCCATGGCCGTGAATGCTATGCCTATGACCCAGCTCGCAATCGCCTAATTCTCCACCAGGCATGGGCGAATAATACTTAG
- a CDS encoding hypothetical protein (protein of unknown function (DUF1350)) has product MIWQESGGSWILIPVQPVGVIHFLGGAFVGTAPQLTYKWLLEQLAAEGYAIITTPFVNTFDHLAIARQVLNRFENILERLQNSNQLGYRYLPVYGVGHSMGCKIHLLIGSLFNVQRAGNILMSYNNFPVKKSIPFFEQFDPDNNINFEFTPSPPETTEIIQTSYQIRRNLLIQFNNDTLDQTQDLTPILLERFPAMVAARTLTGNHLTPLGQDLDWQFSAGFSPLDTLGQWFKQGLSKDLNGLKTEICRWLKPADFPLVQS; this is encoded by the coding sequence ATGATTTGGCAAGAGTCTGGTGGCAGTTGGATCTTGATCCCGGTACAACCGGTGGGCGTTATTCATTTTTTGGGGGGGGCTTTCGTGGGAACCGCACCGCAATTGACCTACAAGTGGCTCCTGGAACAATTGGCCGCTGAAGGTTACGCCATCATCACCACGCCTTTTGTAAATACCTTTGACCATTTGGCGATCGCCCGGCAGGTGTTGAACCGCTTTGAAAATATTCTAGAGCGCCTGCAAAATTCTAATCAACTCGGCTATCGGTATCTGCCTGTTTATGGGGTAGGCCACAGCATGGGCTGCAAAATTCACCTACTAATCGGCAGCTTATTCAACGTACAACGGGCAGGGAATATTCTCATGTCCTACAACAATTTTCCGGTGAAAAAATCGATTCCCTTTTTCGAGCAATTTGACCCCGATAACAACATTAATTTTGAGTTTACCCCTTCCCCCCCAGAGACCACAGAAATTATCCAAACCAGTTACCAGATTCGCCGCAATTTGTTGATTCAGTTCAACAATGACACCCTCGACCAAACCCAAGATCTCACTCCCATTTTGTTAGAGCGCTTCCCGGCGATGGTGGCTGCTCGCACCTTAACTGGCAATCACCTCACCCCCCTCGGTCAAGACCTCGATTGGCAATTTAGCGCCGGCTTTTCGCCCCTCGACACCCTCGGTCAGTGGTTCAAGCAGGGGCTTTCCAAGGATTTAAATGGTTTAAAAACAGAGATTTGTCGCTGGCTTAAACCCGCTGATTTTCCATTAGTCCAATCGTAG